The following coding sequences are from one Capsicum annuum cultivar UCD-10X-F1 chromosome 3, UCD10Xv1.1, whole genome shotgun sequence window:
- the LOC107866380 gene encoding vacuolar-processing enzyme — MIFRYNIGIIVLVFVLSIWASVEGRSISKFVTEETVGTKWAVLVAGSNGWWNYRHQADVCHAYQLLKKGGLKDENIIVFMYDDIANNTMNPRPGVIINNPRGQDVYNGVPKDYVGDDVNADNFFNVILANKSGITGGSGKVLNSSPNDHIFIYYTDHGGPGIVSMPTGVVYANDLINVLKKKHASGTYSKLVFYLEACESGSMFDGLLPEGLSIYVTTASKPNENSWGTYCGAGDARDPCLVECPPPEFKGVCLGDLYSVAWMEDSDVQSRETETLDEQYHKIANRTAANLTYGSHVMQYGDMELSFDALFQYMGVASKNHTYVSVDSKSFSVYSRNVDQRETEFFYWQSKYRDAPEGSDEHFEARARLIEIVAHKSQVDNSVKHLGEILFGVEYGRETLQRVRPVGQPLVDNWDCLKSYVAKFEAHCGKLTSYGKKHIRGIANICNAGIESEQMVAATLQACPP; from the exons ATGATATTTAGGTACAATATCGGTATTATTGTACTTGTTTTTGTGCTCTCAATTTGGGCCAGCGTTGAAGGTCGTAGTATCTCTAAATTCGTAACTGAAGAAACAGTAGGGACCAAATGGGCTGTCCTAGTTGCTGGCTCTAATGGATGGTGGAATTATAGGCATCAG GCTGATGTATGCCATGCTTATCAACTACTCAAAAAAGGGGGTCTCAAAGATGAGAACATCATTGTATTCATGTACGATGATATTGCTAACAACACTATGAATCCTAGACCTGGGGTTATCATTAACAATCCACGTGGTCAAGATGTTTACAACGGTGTCCCTAAG GATTACGTGGGTGACGACGTGAATGCTGATAATTTTTTCAATGTTATCCTTGCAAATAAAAGTGGCATTACTGGGGGAAGTGGGAAAGTTTTGAACAGTAGTCCAAATGACCATATTTTCATCTACTATACTGATCATGGTGGCCCTGGTATTGTCT CAATGCCAACTGGAGTTGTCTACGCAAATGATCTGATTAACGTGTTAAAAAAGAAGCATGCTTCGGGAACATATAGTAAACTG GTGTTTTATTTAGAAGCTTGCGAGTCTGGAAGCATGTTTGACGGTCTTCTTCCTGAAGGTTTAAGTATTTATGTCACAACTGCTTCAAAACCCAATGAAAACAGTTGGGGAACATATTGTGGTGCGGGTGATGCACGAGATCCCTGCTTGGTAGAGTGTCCCCCTCCTGAGTTTAAAGGTGTGTGCTTAGGAGACTTGTACAGTGTTGCTTGGATGGAGGACAG CGATGTTCAGAGTCGAGAAACTGAAACTCTAGATGAACAGTATCATAAG ATTGCAAATAGAACTGCAGCAAACCTAACATATGGCTCACATGTGATGCAATATGGTGATATGGAGTTGAGTTTTGATGCTCTTTTCCAGTATATGGGTGTTGCTTCTAAAAACCACACTTATGTTTCCGTGGATTCCAAATCATTCTCAGTATACTCACGAAATGTAGACCAACGAGAAACTGAGTTTTTCTATTGGCAATCTAAA TACCGAGATGCTCCTGAAGGCTCTGATGAACATTTTGAAGCTCGTGCCAGACTTATTGAAATTGTAGCACATAAAAGTCAAGTGGACAATAGCGTAAAACATCTTGGAGAGATTTTGTTTGGAGTTGAATATGGTAGGGAGACATTGCAAAGAGTCCGACCTGTTGGACAACCACTAGTTGATAATTGGGATTGCCTTAAATCCTAT GTCGCGAAATTTGAGGCACATTGTGGAAAATTAACCTCATATGGAAAGAAACACATACGTGGTATCGCCAACATATGCAATGCTGGAATTGAGAGTGAGCAAATGGTTGCTGCAACTCTACAAGCATGTCCCCCTTAG